A window of the Hordeum vulgare subsp. vulgare chromosome 5H, MorexV3_pseudomolecules_assembly, whole genome shotgun sequence genome harbors these coding sequences:
- the LOC123398947 gene encoding G-type lectin S-receptor-like serine/threonine-protein kinase At5g35370, with product MAADAAAPSRTLPACLLLLLLIAARAADAGPLAAGLVYPGFTASGYEYIDTRGAFLESNNGAFRAAVHNPGQQLASFYLAVLHAPTGTPVWSANRDAPTASSGRVQLSARGLSVTDADGKTVIWSTTPRAPVAALRLRDDGNLQLLDARNATLWQSFDDATDALLPGQQLRAGAYLTSGRSPSDFARGDYRLAVSASDVALMWQGSTYWRLSNDLRSFKDSNAAAASMSFNSSGLFVVTADGALVFRVDFAPADFRVLKLGHDGRLRVMSYALVNSSAPLGGGFVAPATDCELPLQCPSLGLCAAAGNGSTCTCPPLFAASVKVSGGCTPGDGSALASPDSCRTNSSASTVSYLALKPKIAYSASRYDAPSATGINRTACRALCTANCTCLGYFHDNSSTTCYLIGGNQLGSLHWSTRAAPALGYIKTIKSATISGNNKGSSSSTSRSLPIILPCIAAFLLLVVVAWFSLWWRRKRKSGKKSKGKNSSSKNVNLGLQNPRSRDTSYDEDPDDDDIVIPGMPARFSYAEIGSMTAGFGTKVGSGGFGSVYKGELPGSEGLVAVKRLEAVGLQAKREFCTEIAVIGNIRHVNLVRLRGFCAEGSRRLLVYEYMNRSSLDRSLFGATGAPVLEWGERMEVALGAARGLAYLHTGCDQKIVHCDVKPENILLADGGQVKVSDFGLAKLMSPEHSAIFTTMRGTRGYLAPEWLSNAPISDRADVYSFGMVLLELVHGRKNRGEQEQANNTGAAVAGSGDHSAFPSPSGHSSTMTSSTMSGGTSGGDDDYFPMVALELHEQGRHLDLVDRRLEGRVSGAEVERAVRLALCCLHEDPAQRPSMAAVVRVLEGSVPPPEPRGDALGFLRLYGRGYGMPAPVHGMDATSMSAGDAPSHGWSTSATAGSQLDGSLQDTSAPR from the coding sequence ATGGCTGCTGATGCCGCCGCTCCCTCCCGTACTCTCCCCGcgtgccttctcctcctcctcctcatcgcaGCGCGCGCGGCGGACGCGGGGCCCCTGGCGGCGGGGCTCGTGTACCCAGGCTTCACCGCCTCTGGCTACGAATACATCGACACCCGCGGCGCCTTCCTCGAGTCCAACAACGGCGCCTTCCGGGCGGCCGTGCACAACCCGGGCCAGCAGCTGGCCAGCTTCTACCTCGCCGTGCTGCACGCGCCGACCGGCACGCCGGTCTGGTCCGCCAACCGCGACGCGCCGACGGCGTCCTCCGGCCGCGTCCAGCTCTCCGCGCGCGGGCTCTCCGTGACGGATGCAGATGGCAAGACGGTGATCTGGTCGACGACGCCGCGGGCGCCCGTAGCGGCGCTCCGCCTGCGGGACGACGGGAACCTGCAGCTGCTGGACGCGCGGAACGCGACGCTGTGGCAGTCGTTCGACGACGCCACCGACGCGCTGCTCCCGGGGCAGCAGCTGCGCGCCGGTGCGTACCTGACCTCGGGGAGGAGCCCCAGTGATTTCGCCCGGGGGGACTACCGGCTCGCCGTGTCCGCGTCGGACGTGGCGTTGATGTGGCAGGGATCAACGTACTGGCGGCTGTCGAACGACCTCCGCTCCTTCAAGGACAGCAACGCCGCCGCGGCGTCCATGTCGTTCAACTCCTCGGGGCTGTTCGTGGTCACCGCCGACGGCGCGCTGGTGTTCCGGGTGGACTTCGCGCCGGCTGATTTCCGCGTGCTTAAGTTGGGGCACGACGGGCGGCTGCGCGTCATGAGCTACGCGCTGGTGAACTCCTCGGCTCCCCTCGGCGGCGGCTTCGTGGCGCCGGCCACCGACTGCGAGCTTCCGCTGCAGTGTCCGTCCCTCGGGCTCTGCGCTGCGGCGGGCAACGGCTCGACCTGCACGTGCCCTCCGCTCTTCGCGGCCTCCGTGAAAGTGTCCGGTGGGTGCACGCCGGGAGACGGCTCCGCCCTCGCGTCGCCGGACTCGTGCCGGACCAACAGCAGCGCCTCCACCGTATCTTACCTCGCCCTCAAGCCGAAGATCGCCTACTCCGCCAGCAGGTACGACGCCCCATCGGCGACAGGCATCAACCGCACCGCCTGCCGCGCCCTCTGCACCGCGAACTGCACATGCCTCGGCTACTTCCACGACAACTCCTCCACGACTTGCTACTTAATCGGAGGAAATCAGCTCGGTTCGCTCCATTGGAGCACTCGGGCTGCACCGGCGTTGGGATACATCAAGACAATCAAGTCGGCGACCATATCTGGAAACAACAAAGGCAGCTCTTCGTCGACGAGCCGCTCTTTGCCGATCATATTGCCGTGCATTGCAGCATTTCTTCTCCTCGTCGTGGTCGCATGGTTCTCATTGtggtggaggaggaagaggaagagcggGAAGAAAAGTAAGGGCAAGAACTCCTCGTCAAAGAATGTGAATTTGGGCCTCCAAAATCCGCGGTCGAGGGACACGAGCTACGACGAGGAtcccgacgacgacgacatcgtcATCCCGGGCATGCCGGCGCGGTTTAGCTACGCGGAGATTGGGTCGATGACCGCAGGCTTCGGAACAAAGGTGGGCTCTGGCGGGTTCGGCTCCGTGTACAAAGGGGAGCTTCCAGGCAGCGAGGGGCTCGTCGCGGTGAAGAGGCTGGAGGCCGTCGGCTTGCAGGCCAAACGGGAGTTCTGCACGGAGATCGCCGTCATCGGCAACATCCGGCACGTGAACCTCGTCCGCCTCCGCGGCTTCTGCGCGGAGGGCTCGCGCCGTCTGCTCGTCTACGAGTACATGAACCGCAGCTCGCTTGACCGATCGCTGTTCGGCGCCACGGGAGCGCCGGTGTTGGAGTGGGGGGAGCGCATGGAGGTGGCGCTCGGCGCGGCGCGCGGGCTCGCGTACTTGCACACAGGGTGCGACCAGAAGATCGTGCACTGCGACGTCAAGCCGGAGAACATCTTGCTGGCGGACGGCGGGCAGGTGAAGGTCTCCGACTTTGGCCTCGCGAAGCTGATGTCGCCGGAGCACTCGGCGATCTTCACCACCATGCGCGGCACACGCGGATACCTCGCGCCCGAGTGGCTCAGTAACGCGCCGATCTCGGACCGCGCGGACGTGTACAGCTTCGGCATGGTGCTGCTCGAGCTGGTGCACGGGAGGAAGAACCGGGGCGAGCAGGAGCAGGCCAACAACACGGGCGCCGCGGTCGCCGGCAGCGGCGACCACTCGGCCTTTCCGTCCCCGTCTGGTCATAGCAGCACGATGACGTCGTCCACGATGAGCGGCGGCACCAGCGGTGGCGACGACGATTACTTCCCGATGGTggcgctggagctccacgagcagGGGAGGCACCTGGACCTCGTCGACCGGAGGTTGGAGGGGCGGGTGAGCGGGGCCGAAGTCGAGCGCGCCGTGCGCCTCGCGCTCTGCTGCCTGCACGAGGACCCCGCGCAGCGGCCCAGCATGGCCGCGGTGGTGAGGGTGCTGGAAGGCAGCGTGCCGCCGCCGGAGCCCCGGGGCGACGCGCTCGGCTTCCTGCGGCTCTACGGGAGGGGCTACGGCATGCCGGCCCCGGTCCATGGCATGGATGCCACGTCGATGTCAGCTGGAGACGCGCCAAGCCATGGATGGTCCACGTCGGCTACCGCCGGCTCGCAGCTGGACGGCTCATTACAGGACACGTCGGCGCCAAGGTAG